In the genome of Litorilinea aerophila, one region contains:
- a CDS encoding CpXC domain-containing protein, producing the protein MSGIILPGQDKEPKPQGGIELPRGYGRRTQEKPAEAPAPDTQPAEAGTQGSTAPGASPGSQPGRQPSGRGPELLFPPQGARVQCPSCGTPYVVPVFSIIDLGANPELKAPLLSGQINVAVCPNCGTGGALGAPLLVHDPEHQFLGVYAPAELNQQDMQLQKAIGDLTQALMRKLPPEARKGYLLQPRQFLDWQSFVEKLWEFEGVTPEMLRRQRDQSELLQRLSRLVDDDKALEIALERSAHLIDQDFFSLLDQLTLLMRGQGQMDQANALLKLREKLLETTPAGQEVKARQQRVRQLLERIQGAKNRNELLSIVLEAWQEPDGQQMVGSLALATGGQLLDYQFLMALSERIDATQDPEARKQLEELRQFILEIQQQIVAQQQQSQESAAQQAQALLQEVLQAQDPRAVLRENAELVDETFLALLAANLQAAERNKATAAARRLRQIYELALEILQENMPEELQLLNDLLTAPDDATVRRLLKEKRSLLTREFLDSLAPLEAEMRQEGRADIADRIKSLRGQIALMM; encoded by the coding sequence ATGAGTGGAATTATTTTGCCAGGCCAGGACAAAGAGCCGAAGCCCCAGGGCGGCATCGAATTACCCCGGGGATATGGCCGGCGGACCCAGGAAAAGCCCGCGGAGGCACCGGCCCCAGACACACAGCCCGCCGAGGCAGGGACCCAGGGGTCCACGGCCCCAGGTGCCTCGCCTGGTAGCCAGCCCGGCCGGCAACCCTCCGGCCGTGGCCCCGAGCTGCTCTTTCCACCCCAGGGCGCACGGGTCCAGTGTCCCTCTTGCGGCACCCCGTACGTGGTACCCGTCTTTTCCATCATCGACCTGGGCGCCAACCCGGAGCTGAAGGCCCCCCTGTTGAGCGGCCAGATCAACGTGGCCGTCTGCCCCAACTGTGGCACCGGCGGCGCGCTGGGGGCCCCACTGCTGGTCCACGACCCGGAACATCAGTTCCTGGGTGTCTACGCGCCGGCGGAACTCAACCAGCAGGACATGCAACTCCAGAAGGCCATCGGCGACCTCACCCAGGCGCTCATGCGCAAGCTGCCGCCGGAGGCCCGCAAGGGCTACCTCCTCCAGCCTCGCCAGTTCCTCGACTGGCAGAGCTTCGTGGAGAAGCTGTGGGAATTTGAAGGCGTCACCCCGGAGATGCTCCGCCGCCAGCGAGACCAGTCCGAACTGCTCCAGCGCCTCTCCCGCCTGGTGGACGACGATAAAGCCCTGGAAATTGCGCTGGAACGCAGCGCCCACCTGATCGACCAGGATTTCTTCTCCCTGCTGGATCAACTGACCCTGCTCATGCGCGGCCAGGGGCAGATGGATCAGGCCAATGCCCTGCTGAAGCTGCGGGAAAAACTGCTGGAGACCACCCCGGCTGGCCAGGAGGTGAAGGCCCGCCAGCAGCGGGTGCGCCAGCTCCTGGAGCGCATCCAGGGGGCGAAAAACCGGAACGAGCTGCTCTCCATTGTGCTGGAAGCGTGGCAGGAGCCCGACGGCCAGCAGATGGTGGGGAGCCTGGCCCTTGCTACCGGCGGCCAGCTCCTGGACTATCAGTTCCTCATGGCCCTCTCGGAGCGCATCGACGCCACCCAGGATCCAGAAGCCCGCAAACAGCTGGAAGAGCTGCGCCAGTTCATCCTGGAGATCCAACAGCAGATCGTCGCCCAGCAGCAGCAAAGCCAGGAATCGGCCGCCCAGCAGGCCCAGGCCTTGCTCCAGGAGGTGCTCCAGGCCCAGGATCCCCGGGCCGTCCTGCGGGAAAACGCGGAGCTGGTGGATGAGACCTTCCTGGCCCTTCTGGCCGCCAACCTGCAGGCCGCGGAGCGCAACAAGGCCACGGCCGCCGCACGCCGCCTGCGCCAGATCTACGAGCTGGCCCTGGAGATCCTCCAGGAGAACATGCCGGAGGAGCTCCAGCTCCTCAACGACCTGTTGACCGCGCCCGACGACGCCACCGTGCGCCGTCTGCTCAAGGAAAAGCGCTCCCTCCTGACCCGGGAGTTTCTGGACAGCCTGGCGCCCCTGGAAGCGGAGATGCGCCAGGAAGGTCGGGCCGACATCGCCGACCGCATCAAGTCCCTCCGGGGCCAGATCGCCCTCATGATGTAA